One region of Deltaproteobacteria bacterium genomic DNA includes:
- a CDS encoding acyl-CoA dehydrogenase C-terminal domain-containing protein → MGTNFFRRDDRDPKFVLFETLDLQRLLQYEAFKDFSLEDFKMILDEGLKVAREAIGPTLQDGDQQGLVYDQGRVKVPASFHDCWKVLSENGWHGLAASQEHGGQGLPLAIYGQVAEYFISANTAIKIYSGLAIGAGHLIETFGTGEDKALFCEKMFTGIWGGTMCLTEPEAGSDVGYLRTKAVPDPSAGDPRIYKIEGTKRFISGGEQDLTENIIHLVLARIEGAPSGTKGISLFIVPKIWVHPDGSLGEPNDVFCTNIEHKMGLHGSATCGLSFGENGRCRGFLLGEPHSGIAKMFQMMNEARIGTGLLAQGVAASAYDAARYYARERLQGPPFTARSTPRVRIIEHEDVRRMLMMLKAGTEAMRAFVLKLFYLTDISNHDPDEKVRQETGRTVDLLTPLVKAYCSDFAYLLCREAIQVLGGVGYCREFPVEQYTRDVKSASIYEGTTYIQSLDLIGRKLMMAGGAVFQGWLENLMDFAQTHQEDPDFAQDFDLLNKAGAILRDYAERLMHYFQDGRLKLIPLSATRFQECMSEAVLAQLMLEQGLVARDKLKTVDPASANGIFYRGKMETVRFFCRNILTNVFSRHAALRQEDMSAVDIPEEAF, encoded by the coding sequence ATGGGAACAAACTTTTTCCGTCGGGACGACCGCGATCCGAAATTCGTACTCTTTGAAACCCTGGATCTACAAAGATTGCTTCAATACGAAGCCTTTAAAGACTTCAGTCTGGAAGACTTCAAGATGATCCTGGACGAAGGTCTCAAGGTGGCCAGGGAAGCCATCGGCCCCACCTTGCAGGACGGCGACCAGCAGGGTCTGGTCTATGACCAGGGCCGCGTCAAGGTCCCGGCCTCCTTCCACGACTGCTGGAAGGTTCTCTCGGAAAACGGCTGGCATGGGTTGGCCGCCTCACAAGAACATGGCGGGCAGGGTCTGCCTTTGGCGATCTACGGGCAAGTGGCCGAATACTTCATCAGCGCCAACACGGCCATAAAAATTTATTCCGGCCTGGCCATCGGGGCCGGTCATCTTATCGAGACCTTCGGCACCGGGGAAGACAAGGCCCTGTTTTGCGAGAAGATGTTTACCGGCATCTGGGGCGGAACCATGTGTCTGACCGAACCGGAGGCCGGAAGCGACGTCGGCTACCTACGCACCAAGGCCGTCCCCGATCCTTCGGCCGGCGACCCCCGAATTTACAAGATAGAGGGGACCAAACGCTTTATCAGCGGCGGGGAACAGGACCTGACCGAGAATATCATCCACCTGGTCCTGGCCCGTATCGAAGGGGCCCCGTCAGGGACAAAGGGGATCAGTCTGTTTATTGTGCCCAAGATATGGGTCCATCCGGACGGCTCTCTGGGAGAGCCGAACGACGTCTTTTGTACCAACATCGAACACAAGATGGGCTTACACGGCTCGGCTACTTGCGGGCTCAGCTTCGGAGAGAACGGACGCTGCCGGGGCTTTCTGCTCGGCGAACCCCACAGCGGCATAGCCAAGATGTTCCAGATGATGAACGAGGCCCGTATCGGCACCGGCCTTCTGGCCCAGGGGGTGGCCGCCAGTGCCTATGATGCCGCCCGCTACTACGCCAGGGAACGCCTTCAGGGACCGCCCTTCACCGCCCGGAGCACCCCGAGAGTCCGGATTATCGAACACGAGGACGTCCGCCGCATGCTTATGATGCTCAAGGCCGGGACGGAGGCCATGCGGGCCTTTGTTTTAAAACTCTTTTACCTGACCGACATTTCCAATCACGATCCCGATGAAAAGGTCCGACAGGAGACCGGCCGGACAGTCGATCTCTTGACGCCCCTGGTCAAGGCCTACTGCTCCGACTTCGCTTACCTGCTCTGTCGGGAAGCCATCCAGGTTCTGGGAGGGGTGGGTTATTGCCGGGAATTCCCGGTCGAGCAATACACCCGGGATGTGAAAAGTGCTTCGATCTACGAAGGCACCACCTATATCCAGTCTCTGGATCTGATCGGCCGGAAGCTGATGATGGCCGGCGGCGCTGTTTTCCAGGGCTGGCTGGAGAATCTGATGGACTTCGCCCAGACCCATCAGGAAGACCCGGACTTCGCCCAGGATTTTGATCTGCTGAATAAGGCCGGGGCGATCTTAAGGGACTATGCCGAACGATTGATGCACTATTTTCAGGACGGACGTCTTAAACTGATCCCCCTTTCCGCCACCCGCTTCCAGGAGTGCATGTCCGAAGCGGTCCTGGCCCAGTTGATGCTCGAACAAGGGCTGGTGGCCCGGGACAAACTCAAAACAGTAGATCCGGCCTCGGCCAACGGGATCTTTTACCGGGGTAAGATGGAGACGGTCCGCTTCTTCTGCCGCAATATCCTGACCAATGTTTTCTCCCGCCATGCGGCCCTTCGGCAGGAGGATATGTCGGCGGTGGATATCCCGGAGGAGGCGTTTTAG
- a CDS encoding isoprenylcysteine carboxylmethyltransferase family protein has translation MFKIDWGKILVIPIFTLLLVINIYGFLEKSKVFFPVASLKVIELIHQSLVIGFYGLLVLLYVFRHRAKSTSTSLAVNTAALSATFLPFLIPLLNQKRLEDPSVLIAGDLIILFGMGLTIYALLTLGRNLSIIPQARNLIQNGPYRLIRHPLYAGELISVLGLILVHHNASQVAAFFLLIGLQTYRAFQEERLLSRMFAEYESYSLKTYRFLPGVF, from the coding sequence ATGTTCAAAATAGATTGGGGAAAAATTCTGGTTATTCCCATTTTCACCTTATTGCTGGTAATAAATATCTATGGGTTTTTGGAAAAATCAAAGGTCTTTTTCCCTGTCGCCTCTTTAAAAGTGATCGAATTGATCCATCAATCCCTGGTCATCGGGTTTTATGGCCTGCTGGTTTTACTTTACGTCTTCAGACACAGGGCCAAATCAACCAGTACTTCTTTGGCGGTTAATACGGCCGCCTTATCAGCCACCTTTCTTCCCTTCCTTATTCCTCTTCTAAACCAAAAGAGATTAGAAGATCCATCGGTTCTTATTGCCGGAGATTTAATCATTCTCTTCGGCATGGGCCTGACCATTTATGCCCTTTTAACGTTGGGGCGCAATTTAAGCATTATTCCCCAGGCCAGGAATTTGATACAAAACGGACCCTATCGCCTGATAAGACACCCCTTATATGCCGGAGAATTGATCAGTGTCCTGGGCCTTATCCTGGTGCATCATAATGCCTCTCAAGTCGCCGCCTTCTTTCTGCTTATCGGCTTGCAGACCTACAGGGCCTTTCAAGAGGAAAGGCTCCTCTCCCGGATGTTCGCTGAATATGAATCCTATAGCTTAAAGACCTATCGATTTTTACCCGGTGTATTTTAA
- a CDS encoding tetratricopeptide repeat protein: MKSQRYPLFIYFSIFLTALALLTGCASPNAQQGLFKDSDYKKIMERQRQKQEAMAKTDEEAARKIPEMSAPGHEELGDHYLRAGNTDLAFLQYDKSLRLEPKRTGVHYKIACLFLKKGLVEEAKTEFRQILKERPDYALAFEGLGRAYFKAHDPKEAEKALSQALRINSELWLAHNLLGVIYDQQGQLDKAITHYQAAIALKPNMGSLFNNLGMCYFLQGEHQKALTSYNEAIKKGYTDSRVHNNLAQVLIGLKKYDEALQAFKESGKPYLAYYNMGTIYLREGKYPEAIQHFEKAMAGNPAYFSPAAEKLKIAQQALFKGAAKAESGNSGE; the protein is encoded by the coding sequence ATGAAGTCTCAACGTTATCCCCTATTTATTTATTTTTCCATTTTTTTAACTGCCCTGGCCCTTTTGACGGGATGTGCTTCTCCGAATGCACAGCAAGGCCTGTTCAAGGATAGCGATTATAAAAAGATCATGGAACGACAGCGCCAGAAACAGGAGGCCATGGCAAAAACCGATGAGGAAGCCGCCAGGAAAATCCCGGAGATGAGTGCCCCGGGACATGAAGAATTAGGCGATCATTATCTCCGGGCGGGGAATACCGATCTGGCCTTCCTTCAGTATGACAAGTCTTTAAGGTTAGAGCCGAAAAGAACCGGAGTGCATTATAAAATAGCCTGCCTTTTTCTAAAAAAAGGTCTGGTTGAAGAGGCCAAAACGGAGTTCCGGCAGATCTTAAAAGAAAGGCCTGACTATGCTTTGGCCTTCGAAGGCTTAGGTCGGGCCTATTTTAAGGCCCATGATCCGAAGGAGGCCGAAAAAGCCCTGTCACAGGCCCTTCGGATCAACTCCGAGCTGTGGCTGGCTCATAATCTTTTAGGGGTCATTTACGATCAACAGGGGCAGTTGGATAAGGCCATAACCCATTATCAGGCGGCCATTGCGCTCAAACCCAATATGGGCAGTTTGTTTAATAACTTAGGCATGTGCTATTTCCTCCAGGGAGAACATCAGAAGGCCCTGACTTCCTATAATGAAGCCATAAAAAAAGGCTATACCGATTCAAGAGTGCATAATAATCTGGCTCAGGTTTTAATTGGATTAAAAAAATATGATGAAGCACTGCAGGCCTTTAAAGAAAGCGGAAAACCGTACCTGGCCTACTACAACATGGGAACAATCTACTTAAGGGAAGGAAAATATCCAGAAGCCATCCAACATTTTGAAAAGGCCATGGCCGGCAATCCGGCTTATTTCAGTCCAGCCGCTGAAAAATTGAAAATCGCCCAACAGGCACTTTTCAAGGGAGCCGCCAAAGCCGAAAGCGGGAATTCAGGTGAATAG
- a CDS encoding tetratricopeptide repeat protein, with translation MNIRNRRWMLVGMASLTGSFLLLQWGCSAMNSFFEGTPSGSAVLNSTVAEKDMNQFISQFRPNYGNPDSHYLLGCYYQERGKHPEAITEFKKTLILNPQYVKAYNGIGVSYDLSGDFLKASAFYQEALKLNPNLDYVYNNMGYSFLLQGRPDEAVSAFQKAIALNDRNERYHSNLALAYAEKGDHDLAFAEFAQAGGKAQGHYHLANFLYGKGSFEKAREHYRVAIRLDPSLQDAKIRLEATESLSRITLSVSSPQSAPPPLQLALPGPDAKNDLEIPPGKAVHPLEEKYFNESTNTGQAFRENDWTPAQPVPIEVSNGNGISRMAKAVGAFLKEKNFKIARLTNADTFDHTGSRVYYRQGYLETARKIERKIPIVLKMEEIKKLDRPDLKVKILIGKDMIPHRKIFFKGDRTS, from the coding sequence ATGAACATCAGGAATAGGAGATGGATGCTGGTGGGAATGGCTTCCCTGACGGGATCTTTCCTGCTTTTGCAATGGGGATGTTCCGCCATGAATAGTTTCTTTGAGGGGACCCCTTCGGGATCAGCGGTCTTGAATTCGACCGTTGCTGAGAAGGATATGAACCAATTTATTTCCCAATTTCGGCCTAACTATGGAAATCCGGATTCCCATTATTTGTTGGGCTGTTATTATCAGGAGAGGGGAAAGCATCCCGAGGCGATAACAGAATTTAAAAAAACGCTTATCCTTAATCCCCAATACGTTAAAGCCTACAATGGAATCGGGGTTTCTTATGATCTGTCCGGAGATTTTTTGAAGGCCAGCGCCTTTTATCAAGAGGCCTTAAAATTGAATCCCAACCTGGATTATGTGTATAATAATATGGGATATTCCTTTCTGTTGCAGGGAAGGCCGGATGAGGCCGTTTCCGCTTTTCAAAAAGCCATAGCCTTGAATGACCGAAATGAAAGATATCACAGCAATCTGGCCCTGGCCTATGCCGAAAAAGGTGATCATGATCTGGCCTTTGCCGAATTCGCACAGGCCGGGGGGAAGGCCCAGGGCCATTACCATCTGGCTAATTTCCTTTACGGAAAGGGATCCTTTGAGAAAGCCCGGGAGCATTATCGGGTGGCTATCAGACTGGACCCCTCTTTGCAGGATGCCAAAATCCGTTTGGAAGCCACCGAGAGCCTGTCCAGGATCACTCTGTCTGTTTCCTCTCCTCAATCGGCTCCACCGCCTTTACAACTGGCCTTGCCTGGTCCTGATGCAAAAAATGATTTAGAGATTCCTCCGGGAAAAGCCGTACATCCCCTGGAGGAAAAATATTTTAATGAATCAACGAATACCGGGCAGGCCTTCAGGGAAAATGATTGGACACCAGCCCAGCCGGTTCCCATCGAAGTTTCCAACGGCAACGGAATCAGCCGGATGGCCAAAGCCGTGGGTGCGTTTTTGAAGGAAAAGAATTTCAAAATAGCCCGATTAACTAATGCCGATACGTTTGATCATACCGGAAGCAGGGTTTATTACCGCCAGGGGTATCTGGAAACAGCCCGCAAAATCGAGCGCAAGATCCCGATAGTCCTGAAGATGGAAGAGATCAAGAAGCTGGATCGTCCAGACCTGAAGGTTAAAATACTGATTGGGAAGGACATGATTCCTCATAGAAAAATATTTTTCAAGGGAGACAGGACATCATGA
- a CDS encoding type II secretion system F family protein, with translation MEPMMVLIPVLVFFATLLSVAGIAGYLKYRSERQEIINRLQGTERKTESENNAESGDSPLKKIVLSIVSTFSGLTQPKKKEELTQTRQKFLRAGYRNPKASLLFYGAKAFLPVAILALSVIAYFFIDHTMPVFKVVIFSLILALAGYYLPDLWLRLRLARRKDAIFKGFPDALDMLVVCVEAGMGMDAAISRIAEEMALSNKILSDELRQVNLEVRAGKSRQEALRNLAFRADLEDVESLVSLLIQTDKFGTNIAQALRVYSDSMRTKRFQKAEEIAGKLTVKLIFPLILFIFPSLFVAIMGPAMIRVYRTFLG, from the coding sequence ATGGAACCCATGATGGTATTGATTCCGGTTCTGGTCTTTTTCGCTACGCTATTATCGGTTGCCGGTATAGCCGGATATCTTAAATACCGCAGCGAGCGTCAGGAGATCATTAATCGTCTCCAAGGGACGGAAAGAAAGACAGAGTCCGAAAATAACGCGGAGAGCGGAGATTCCCCGCTTAAAAAAATAGTCCTGAGTATTGTCAGCACCTTCAGTGGCCTGACCCAGCCCAAAAAAAAGGAGGAACTCACACAAACGCGACAAAAATTCCTCCGGGCCGGATATCGCAACCCCAAGGCCTCGCTCCTCTTTTACGGTGCCAAGGCCTTCCTGCCGGTTGCGATACTTGCCCTTTCTGTAATAGCCTATTTTTTTATCGACCATACCATGCCGGTATTTAAAGTTGTAATTTTTTCCCTTATCCTGGCTTTAGCCGGATATTATCTGCCCGATCTCTGGCTGAGATTACGCCTGGCCCGAAGAAAAGATGCGATATTTAAGGGATTTCCGGATGCCTTGGACATGCTGGTGGTTTGTGTGGAAGCCGGCATGGGAATGGATGCGGCAATCAGCCGGATCGCGGAAGAAATGGCTTTGAGCAATAAGATCCTGAGCGATGAGTTGCGGCAGGTTAATTTGGAAGTGCGAGCTGGGAAATCACGTCAGGAAGCCTTGCGGAATTTGGCTTTCCGGGCGGATCTGGAGGACGTGGAGAGCCTGGTGTCCCTTTTGATACAAACCGACAAATTCGGCACCAACATAGCCCAGGCCTTAAGGGTCTATTCCGACTCCATGAGGACCAAGAGATTTCAAAAAGCAGAAGAGATCGCCGGAAAGCTTACCGTGAAATTAATCTTTCCCCTGATTCTCTTCATTTTTCCTTCTCTATTTGTGGCCATCATGGGCCCGGCTATGATTAGAGTCTACAGGACCTTTTTGGGATAA
- a CDS encoding type II secretion system F family protein, translated as MELIITMGIFVVTVMLVEGVYLAIRAMRNPEWKRVKTQLNLLSSQTSQEEALDIERKKILSQVPWLDRMLWRVPKIRRLERIREQAHTEYPLGFFILIAMILAVLGFFLGSITTSAHWLFRLPGAAFLGALPFLYLTIKRKRRMEKFERQLPDALDLIVQALRAGHAFTTGLKMVAEEFKDPLGPEFDRTLGEVNFGININRALKNLLNRLDCPDLRFFVMSILLQRETGGNLAEILGNISRLMRERFKFQGKVRTLSAEGRLSAILLIALPFFVVFVLIIIRPEYIGFLATDPIGRILSAVSMVFMALGVIVMKKMIAIRV; from the coding sequence ATGGAATTAATCATCACTATGGGGATATTTGTGGTGACGGTAATGCTGGTAGAGGGGGTTTATCTGGCTATAAGGGCCATGCGCAATCCGGAATGGAAACGGGTCAAAACACAGTTAAATCTGTTATCCTCCCAAACTTCCCAGGAAGAGGCCTTAGACATCGAACGGAAAAAAATTTTGAGCCAGGTCCCCTGGTTGGACAGGATGCTCTGGCGTGTCCCTAAGATCAGACGGTTGGAACGGATTCGGGAGCAGGCCCATACGGAGTATCCGCTTGGTTTTTTCATTTTAATTGCGATGATTTTGGCCGTCCTGGGATTTTTTCTGGGCTCGATAACGACTTCCGCCCATTGGCTGTTTCGCCTGCCGGGGGCCGCTTTCTTAGGGGCTTTGCCGTTCCTTTATTTAACTATTAAAAGAAAACGCCGGATGGAAAAGTTTGAAAGGCAATTGCCGGATGCCTTGGATCTGATCGTCCAGGCCTTGAGGGCCGGCCATGCCTTCACCACCGGTTTAAAAATGGTGGCTGAAGAATTCAAAGATCCCCTGGGTCCTGAATTTGATCGGACTTTGGGTGAAGTTAATTTCGGGATTAATATCAACAGGGCCTTAAAAAATTTACTGAACCGGCTGGATTGTCCGGACTTGAGATTTTTTGTCATGTCCATCCTGCTTCAGAGGGAAACAGGGGGTAATTTGGCTGAAATTCTGGGAAACATCAGCCGTCTGATGCGGGAACGATTTAAATTCCAAGGTAAGGTTCGCACTTTGTCGGCGGAGGGGAGGCTGTCAGCCATACTACTGATTGCCCTCCCCTTCTTTGTGGTTTTTGTCTTAATCATCATCCGGCCGGAATATATAGGATTTCTGGCCACAGACCCGATCGGCAGAATACTGTCGGCGGTGTCTATGGTGTTCATGGCGTTGGGCGTAATCGTGATGAAAAAAATGATTGCCATTCGAGTTTGA
- a CDS encoding CpaF family protein — protein MNRAIPLHPKGFSQALSEETERDLSTNDYYELKTRIHDRLLDLLDLTLIDTLDKGLLRQEIKKLVEKILSEEKKSLPLNFFERERLFREILDEVLGLGPLEPFLQDPTVSDILVNTYRHIYLERFGRLEKTEARFKDDMHLKRIIDKIVSAVGRRVDESSPMVDARLFDGSRVNAIVPPLAIDGPILSIRRFAVDPLEMKDLIALKTIIPELGELIKGIVRARLNVLISGGTGTGKTTLLNVLSRFIPAEERIVTIEDSAELQLKQEHVVRLETRPPNIEGKGEITQRDLVINSLRMRPDRIIVGEVRGREALDMLQAMNTGHDGSLTTVHANSPRDALIRLETIVSMAGLRISVESLRRYISSALNVVIHLNRLIDGSRKAVSFQEITGMEGDIITMQEIFSFEQTGIDSSGRVQGKFRSTGIRPRFIEKFKAFNIPVAMDLFDPQKVYEI, from the coding sequence ATGAATAGAGCCATTCCGTTGCATCCCAAAGGATTTTCACAGGCCCTTTCTGAGGAGACCGAAAGAGACCTGTCGACCAATGACTATTATGAGTTGAAAACCAGGATCCACGACCGCCTGCTGGATTTGCTCGATCTCACCCTGATCGACACCCTGGATAAAGGACTGCTTAGACAAGAGATAAAAAAGTTGGTTGAGAAGATACTCTCGGAAGAGAAAAAAAGTCTACCCTTGAATTTTTTTGAGCGGGAGAGATTATTCCGGGAGATCCTGGATGAGGTGTTGGGCTTGGGACCGCTGGAACCCTTCCTGCAAGATCCGACGGTATCGGATATCCTGGTCAACACCTATAGACATATTTATTTGGAGCGGTTCGGGAGACTGGAGAAGACCGAGGCCCGATTTAAAGATGATATGCACCTGAAGAGGATCATCGATAAGATTGTTTCCGCTGTAGGGCGCAGAGTGGACGAATCCTCACCGATGGTGGATGCCCGGTTGTTTGACGGCTCCCGGGTCAACGCCATTGTTCCACCTCTGGCCATCGACGGTCCGATCTTATCCATCCGGCGTTTTGCCGTTGATCCCCTGGAGATGAAAGACCTGATTGCCTTAAAAACAATTATTCCGGAACTGGGGGAACTGATTAAAGGAATTGTCAGGGCCCGGTTGAATGTGCTTATCTCCGGCGGCACCGGGACGGGAAAAACCACATTGCTCAATGTGCTTTCCCGATTCATCCCTGCGGAAGAACGAATCGTCACTATTGAGGATTCTGCGGAGCTTCAGTTAAAACAGGAGCATGTGGTCCGTCTGGAAACACGCCCCCCGAATATTGAGGGCAAAGGCGAAATCACCCAACGGGACTTGGTGATCAATAGTCTGCGCATGCGGCCGGACCGGATTATCGTCGGTGAGGTAAGAGGGCGGGAGGCCCTGGATATGCTTCAGGCCATGAATACCGGTCATGATGGTTCGTTGACTACCGTTCATGCCAATTCGCCCCGGGATGCCTTGATTCGTTTGGAGACTATTGTTTCCATGGCCGGACTCAGGATTTCCGTGGAATCCCTTCGTAGATATATCAGCTCGGCTCTGAATGTGGTTATCCATCTCAATCGTTTGATCGATGGTAGCAGGAAAGCGGTCAGTTTTCAGGAAATCACCGGCATGGAAGGGGATATCATCACCATGCAGGAAATATTTTCCTTTGAACAGACCGGTATCGATTCCAGCGGAAGGGTGCAGGGAAAGTTTCGATCGACCGGTATCAGGCCCAGATTTATTGAGAAGTTTAAGGCTTTTAATATACCGGTCGCTATGGATCTATTCGATCCTCAAAAGGTTTATGAGATTTAG
- a CDS encoding AAA family ATPase, translating to MDPNQISVRLAIDQKEIRSEFEKIIPQMEGFSLQRVGDSEPADLLIMELGEDLMKAFQHIHFLQASGEIGEIFLTSLQKDPDILIRILRMGIKEFFHQPVNKDEIRKALIRFRARKLNLSQIRGKGKILHLIGSKGGVGTTTVAVNLATSLRQLEKVQSVALVDMKLFFGEIPLFLDMRPSFDWGEIVKNINRVDATFLMSILSRHSSGVHVLPSPTILNGLAATPEMSERLLNLLKATFDFIVIDGGQSLNKAGLKMLELSDFVLLVAELNLSCLTNLKRLLWAFKELGFPGEEKVRIIINRYQRRSLISREEAEKSINKRISWFIPNDYSTTTAAINQGRTPLEIEPKTEISKNFREFSSTFMETQEEESGKSWTWGGNLFNRKMKTARQTV from the coding sequence ATGGATCCAAATCAAATATCCGTTCGATTAGCCATTGATCAGAAGGAAATAAGGAGCGAATTTGAAAAGATCATCCCCCAAATGGAAGGGTTTTCCCTTCAGAGAGTAGGGGATTCGGAACCGGCAGATCTTCTTATTATGGAATTAGGAGAAGATTTGATGAAGGCGTTTCAGCATATCCATTTCCTTCAGGCGTCCGGAGAGATCGGGGAGATTTTTTTAACTTCCCTGCAAAAGGACCCGGATATTTTAATCCGGATTCTTAGAATGGGCATCAAGGAATTTTTCCACCAACCCGTCAATAAGGATGAAATAAGAAAGGCTCTCATTCGTTTCAGGGCACGAAAATTAAATTTGAGTCAGATCCGGGGAAAAGGGAAGATCCTCCACCTTATAGGAAGCAAAGGCGGGGTGGGGACCACTACGGTGGCGGTCAACCTGGCCACCAGCCTCAGACAATTGGAGAAGGTTCAATCCGTTGCCCTGGTAGATATGAAATTGTTCTTCGGTGAAATTCCCCTCTTTCTGGATATGAGACCCTCTTTCGACTGGGGGGAAATCGTTAAGAACATCAACCGGGTGGATGCCACATTTCTGATGAGTATTCTTTCAAGGCACAGTTCGGGGGTCCATGTCCTGCCCTCTCCGACTATCTTGAACGGTCTGGCAGCGACCCCGGAGATGTCCGAGCGGCTTTTGAATTTATTGAAAGCCACCTTTGATTTTATTGTTATCGATGGGGGGCAATCTCTGAATAAAGCCGGTTTAAAGATGTTGGAGTTGTCCGATTTTGTGCTTCTGGTTGCCGAACTGAATCTCTCTTGCTTGACCAACCTTAAGAGGCTCCTCTGGGCTTTTAAGGAATTAGGATTTCCCGGAGAAGAAAAGGTCCGGATCATCATCAACCGCTATCAGAGGAGATCGCTCATTTCCCGGGAAGAGGCGGAGAAAAGTATTAATAAGAGAATTTCCTGGTTTATTCCCAATGATTACTCCACCACGACAGCCGCCATCAACCAGGGACGGACTCCCCTGGAGATTGAACCCAAGACAGAAATCAGTAAAAATTTCAGGGAATTTTCATCCACCTTTATGGAAACCCAAGAGGAAGAATCCGGGAAAAGTTGGACTTGGGGCGGAAATTTATTCAATCGGAAGATGAAAACAGCCCGTCAGACCGTTTAA